Proteins encoded within one genomic window of Flavobacterium oreochromis:
- the ruvX gene encoding Holliday junction resolvase RuvX: MSRILAIDYGLKRTGIAVTDDFQIIASGLTTVASGEVIDFLKAYFEKEKVAKVLIGDPKQMNGQPSESAPLVEAFVQKFHDQFPEMKVVRVDERFTSKIAFQTMIDSGLKKKQRQNKALIDEISATIMLRDYLTRKMF, translated from the coding sequence ATGTCAAGAATTTTAGCGATAGATTACGGATTAAAACGTACAGGTATTGCAGTAACAGATGATTTTCAAATTATCGCTTCTGGGCTTACGACAGTAGCTTCTGGCGAAGTTATAGATTTTTTGAAAGCTTATTTTGAAAAAGAAAAAGTTGCAAAAGTCTTAATTGGTGATCCTAAGCAAATGAATGGACAGCCTTCAGAAAGTGCACCACTAGTGGAAGCTTTTGTTCAGAAATTTCATGATCAATTTCCTGAAATGAAAGTAGTTCGAGTAGATGAACGTTTTACATCTAAAATAGCTTTTCAGACTATGATTGATAGTGGGCTAAAAAAGAAACAACGTCAAAATAAAGCCTTAATAGATGAAATTTCAGCAACTATTATGCTTAGAGATTATTTGACTAGAAAAATGTTTTAA
- a CDS encoding Crp/Fnr family transcriptional regulator, with the protein MKRKLIGGFLFEILPLKKSDFFIKQGHFSLQLGFIIKGMVKAYSVDTKGKENIYCFGIENDFITVLNSFQNRTVSTKNIQALEDTLLLTITLQNLNLLLQKSTNWEKLTHYIIQKEYLEKERFLQLFHHQSANLRFNNLMQFYPFYLHEQK; encoded by the coding sequence GTGAAGAGGAAATTAATTGGGGGATTTCTTTTTGAAATTTTACCTCTGAAAAAATCAGATTTTTTTATAAAACAAGGTCATTTTTCTCTTCAATTAGGATTCATCATCAAAGGAATGGTAAAAGCATATTCAGTAGATACTAAAGGTAAAGAAAATATTTATTGTTTTGGAATAGAAAATGATTTTATAACAGTATTAAATAGTTTCCAAAACAGAACAGTTTCTACAAAAAATATACAAGCCTTAGAAGATACTCTATTATTAACTATTACACTACAAAATTTAAATCTTCTTCTACAAAAAAGTACTAATTGGGAAAAGCTAACCCATTATATAATTCAAAAAGAATACTTAGAAAAAGAACGCTTCTTGCAACTTTTCCACCATCAGTCAGCAAATTTAAGATTTAATAATTTAATGCAATTTTATCCTTTTTACTTACACGAGCAAAAATAG
- a CDS encoding MBL fold metallo-hydrolase, giving the protein MMKKIANEVFHIPLLPRNSVNCYIIEGILIDAGIRSSFSKIKKAIQEVPVHAHAITHAHPDHQGASKLICQNFNLPLYCHNQEVERAESGFATKDYPYPKNLISLFQQKFWAGKGMKVTKTLKEGDFLGDFKVIETPGHSDGHIAFFREKDGVLIAGDIATNMNLMTTKKGLHLPPSLFTSKPKENFNSLIKIAELSPRILCFGHGSVLYNKDKEFENFVSKELKKHF; this is encoded by the coding sequence ATGATGAAAAAAATAGCAAATGAAGTATTTCATATTCCTTTACTGCCTAGAAATAGTGTAAACTGCTATATAATAGAAGGTATATTAATAGATGCAGGTATCAGAAGCTCGTTTTCTAAAATTAAAAAAGCCATTCAAGAAGTACCTGTTCATGCACATGCAATAACACATGCTCATCCAGATCATCAAGGGGCTTCAAAATTAATTTGTCAAAACTTCAATCTTCCTTTATATTGTCATAATCAAGAAGTTGAAAGAGCTGAGTCAGGATTTGCAACAAAAGATTATCCATATCCTAAAAATTTAATTTCTTTATTTCAACAAAAATTTTGGGCAGGAAAAGGTATGAAAGTAACTAAGACTCTTAAAGAAGGGGATTTTTTAGGAGATTTTAAAGTAATCGAAACACCTGGACATTCAGATGGTCATATTGCTTTTTTTAGAGAAAAAGATGGTGTTTTAATTGCCGGGGATATAGCAACCAATATGAATTTGATGACTACTAAAAAGGGATTGCATCTCCCTCCTAGCCTGTTTACATCAAAACCTAAAGAAAATTTTAATTCTCTAATAAAAATTGCAGAGCTTAGTCCTCGTATTTTATGTTTTGGTCATGGCTCTGTACTCTATAATAAAGATAAAGAATTTGAAAATTTTGTATCAAAAGAATTAAAAAAACATTTTTAA
- a CDS encoding glycosyltransferase family 4 protein — translation MKERLPSSNFYRKFYNLWRQFGILSDLKRDQIDLFHGLSGELPRGLEKKGIKSIVTIHDLIFVRYPELYSFFDRKIHFYKFKKAAQQADIIIAISEQTKQDIINFLNIPASKIKVIYQGCQNVFKKNYTDEVQDKVIKKFNLPKQFVLNVGTLETRKNALNIVKAIKDINTHLVLVGRETPYTQQIHEYIKNHQIQNKVSFLKNVSNEELAILYQKASVFVYPSIFEGFGIPIIEALFSKTPVITTNSGVFPEAGGPDSLYINPNSVQEIKEKIEWILNNPNEAEVISKKGFEYAQQFTDEVIAKNLMNCYRSLF, via the coding sequence ATAAAAGAAAGACTTCCTTCTTCTAATTTTTATAGAAAATTTTACAATTTATGGAGACAATTTGGTATTTTATCTGATCTCAAAAGAGATCAAATAGACTTGTTTCATGGTCTTTCTGGCGAACTACCAAGGGGACTTGAAAAAAAGGGGATAAAAAGTATTGTAACAATACATGACTTAATTTTTGTACGATATCCTGAACTATACTCTTTTTTTGACCGAAAAATTCATTTTTATAAGTTTAAAAAAGCAGCTCAACAAGCTGATATAATCATTGCTATAAGTGAGCAAACAAAACAAGATATCATCAATTTTTTAAATATTCCTGCATCTAAAATAAAAGTTATATACCAAGGATGCCAAAATGTTTTTAAGAAAAATTACACTGATGAAGTTCAAGATAAAGTTATAAAAAAGTTTAATCTTCCAAAACAATTTGTCTTAAATGTAGGAACTTTAGAAACAAGAAAAAATGCACTAAACATTGTAAAAGCTATAAAAGACATTAATACTCATTTAGTTTTAGTAGGAAGAGAAACTCCTTACACACAACAAATCCATGAATATATAAAAAATCACCAAATTCAAAATAAAGTTAGTTTTCTTAAAAATGTTAGTAATGAGGAATTAGCTATTCTTTATCAAAAAGCTAGTGTTTTTGTATATCCGTCTATCTTTGAAGGATTTGGAATCCCTATAATTGAAGCTCTTTTTTCAAAAACTCCTGTTATAACTACGAATTCAGGTGTTTTTCCTGAAGCCGGAGGACCTGATAGCTTATATATCAATCCTAATAGCGTACAAGAAATAAAGGAAAAAATAGAATGGATACTTAATAATCCAAATGAAGCTGAGGTTATATCTAAAAAGGGATTTGAATACGCACAACAATTTACTGATGAAGTAATTGCGAAGAATTTAATGAATTGCTATCGATCCTTATTTTGA
- a CDS encoding glycosyltransferase family 2 protein: MNISVFIITFNEEKIIAKCLEKLDWVNEVIVIDSGSSDRTVSICEKYGVKVIYNKFENFGIQKQFALEQTTNRWVLSLDADEVLSDSLIEEIKKIDLEKTSKKGFLIPRTHVFLNKIFRHGNENKKPILRLFDKNNGCFTADKVHEVIKVEGALGVLSNEMLHYTVFDLSTAIQKQIKYSLLSGELFFEKGKKASLLKPFIKFPFEFIRVYFIQRNILNGYEGFVWSMFSAFGSFLKYAKLYDLHQNKDR; encoded by the coding sequence ATGAATATTTCAGTTTTTATTATAACTTTTAACGAAGAAAAAATAATCGCTAAATGCTTAGAAAAGCTAGATTGGGTTAATGAAGTAATTGTCATAGATTCAGGAAGTTCTGATCGTACGGTTTCTATTTGTGAAAAATACGGGGTTAAAGTGATTTATAATAAGTTTGAAAATTTTGGTATACAAAAACAATTTGCGCTAGAACAGACTACTAATAGATGGGTTTTGTCATTAGATGCAGATGAAGTGCTTTCAGACTCATTAATAGAGGAAATAAAGAAAATAGATTTAGAAAAAACTTCAAAAAAAGGATTTTTAATTCCTAGAACACATGTTTTTTTAAATAAAATTTTCAGACACGGAAATGAGAATAAAAAGCCAATTTTGAGATTGTTTGATAAAAATAATGGATGTTTTACCGCAGATAAAGTACATGAAGTAATAAAAGTAGAAGGAGCATTAGGTGTTTTGTCTAATGAAATGTTGCATTATACTGTTTTTGATCTATCTACAGCTATACAAAAACAAATAAAATATTCTTTATTGAGTGGTGAGCTCTTTTTTGAAAAAGGGAAAAAGGCTTCATTATTGAAACCTTTTATAAAATTTCCTTTTGAATTTATTAGAGTTTATTTTATTCAACGCAATATTTTAAATGGTTACGAAGGTTTTGTTTGGAGTATGTTCTCCGCTTTTGGAAGCTTTTTAAAATATGCAAAATTATACGATTTACATCAAAATAAGGATCGATAG
- a CDS encoding DUF5606 family protein, translating into MNLERILAISGKPGLYALKMQTRTGFVAESLVDGKKVTVGMQSNVSLLSEISVYTYSEEKPLAEVMNAIAKKENGGVAPRLKDDKTALLAYLSEVLPDYDQDRVYASDVKKILNWYNILQAKGLIVLAEEVKAEEVKKEEVAEEKPKKTRATKAKKEETAGEKEEKPKKPRATKKAKSEE; encoded by the coding sequence ATGAATTTAGAAAGAATATTAGCCATTTCAGGAAAGCCAGGTTTATATGCTTTAAAAATGCAAACAAGAACTGGTTTTGTAGCAGAATCATTAGTTGATGGTAAAAAAGTTACAGTGGGTATGCAAAGTAATGTAAGTTTATTGTCTGAAATTTCAGTATATACTTACTCAGAAGAAAAACCATTAGCAGAAGTAATGAATGCTATCGCTAAAAAAGAAAATGGTGGTGTAGCTCCTCGTTTGAAAGATGATAAAACAGCATTGTTAGCTTATTTAAGTGAAGTTTTACCAGATTATGATCAAGATAGAGTATATGCTTCAGATGTTAAAAAAATATTAAATTGGTATAACATATTACAGGCTAAAGGATTGATAGTTTTAGCAGAAGAAGTTAAGGCAGAAGAAGTTAAAAAAGAAGAAGTAGCTGAAGAAAAACCTAAGAAAACTAGAGCAACTAAAGCTAAAAAAGAAGAAACGGCTGGAGAAAAAGAAGAAAAGCCTAAAAAACCAAGAGCAACAAAAAAGGCTAAGTCAGAAGAATAG